The following are encoded together in the Sphaerodactylus townsendi isolate TG3544 linkage group LG14, MPM_Stown_v2.3, whole genome shotgun sequence genome:
- the CDPF1 gene encoding cysteine-rich DPF motif domain-containing protein 1: protein MEPNRKPPLQGTFDCELCGLHVPYSYYGNKPPNAYSVTLLEDCYVMRDPFTSDKDKFLILGSECSLCRKRVCVGTDCSLFYAKRFCLPCTNSHIEEFPLEIKQDLEKRAGSKSQSSQKRDSKGAKKK, encoded by the exons ATGGAACCCAACAGAAAGCCTCCCCTTCAGGGTACCTTTGACTGCGAGCTCTGTGGGTTGCATGTCCCATACAGCTACTATGGAAATAAACCTCCGAATGCCTACTCCGTTAC CCTCCTGGAAGACTGCTACGTCATGAGAGATCCGTTTACCTCTGACAAGGACAAATTCCTTATCCTTGGATCGGAGTGCAGTTTGTGTAGAAAGCGCGTGTGCGTTGGCACG GACTGTAGTTTATTCTACGCAAAACGATTCTGCCTCCCCTGTACTAACTCGCACATCGAGGAGTTTCCTTTGGAAATAAAGCAAGACCTGGAGAAAAGAGCTGGTTCCAAATCTCAGTCTTcacagaaaagagattccaaagGTGCAAAGAAAAAATAG